GAGAACTGGGTGTTCACCACCAGCAGGTCCTCGCCGACGAGCGCGGCCGTCGAGGAGTCGGTGAGGCGTTCGTCCTCGATGTAGCCCGTCACCTCGCCGCTCGTGAGGTCGTCCGACATCTGCACCACGGCGACCAGGTCGGCACCGTTCTGCACGATGTAGAGGGTCGTGCCGTCGAGCACGAGGCCGTCGCCGCCCTCGAACGTCGCGCCGGTCTCGACCGCGGCGACCTCCTGGGTCGCCACGTCCACGCGGTAGAGGGCGCCCGTCGCTCCCGAGACGATCAGCAGCACGCTGCCGTCCTCGTTGGCGACGATGCCGTTGGCGTTGAAGCCCTCCTGGTACTCGAAGGCCGTGCCCGTGAAGTCGAGCCACGCCTCGGCCTCTCCCCCGCCTGACTCGACGGCGTCGGCCGGGACGTGCCACAGCGTGGGGCGGTTCGAGTCGGTGACGAAGGCGCCCATGCCGGTGACGATGACGTCGTTGAGGAACCTGGCGTCCGCCTCGGGCGTCGTGAACGTGGCGAGCTGCTCACCGCTTTCCACGTCGTAGACGAGGACCTCGCCGCTGCCGCCACCGGCCACCCAGAGGCGGCCTCGGTCGTCGACGTCGAGGCCGATCGTCGTGAACTGGGGGCGCGTCCCCGCGGCCACGAACTCCGTCGCCTCGCCCGTGGCGATGTCGACGCGGTAGATGCCCCCAGACCCCGCGCCGGAGACGAAGAACGTGCCGCTCGACTCGTGGACGGCGATCCCCTCGGGGAACACCGCGTCGCCCGGCAGCTCGTACTCGGTGGTGCCCTCGGGCACCTCCTGGGCCAGAGCGGCCGCGCCGAGCACGAAGGCCGCCGACGCGAGGACGAACGCGAGGCGAGCCCGCCGCGGCCGCGCCGGTGCGGGCCGCGTAGGCCGGGCCGCAACGCCCGCGCGCCGGTCGCTAGGAGCCGCCAGCCGGCGGCGCTGAGAAGCCCGCCGCCGACCGCGCCCGGGAGCAGGCTGCCGACGACCTGGACTGGAAGAGTTGAGTTCGCTCACGACATCTCACCGCCTCCCGCGGGCGACCCCAGGTGCCCGCGCTGCCGCGGCGGGCCCTGCACCCCGTGGCGGGGTCGACCGTGCGTGAAGGCTACGCGCCGTCCATGAGCCGCGGACGAACCGACGAACGGCCCGGAGCCGGCGCGGCGAACGAGGGGCCCGGGGGGAACGGCCGGGCGGAGGCGCGGCGAGCCCGCTCCACGGCGCGAACCGGCCGCCTCGTGAAGCCGAGGTTAAGGAGCGTTGGAGGGCGCGTCAGGCTGCCGTAAGGACCTCACCTGCATGGTGGAACACGTGACCCTAGGAGCGAGGAGAACGAAGCCAGCCATCAGCGTCGAGCGCCAGGGGCAGCACCTCCTCACCGGCACTCGGGAGGCGAGGGCTCCGCACGCCCTCACCCTGGGGGACACGCTCGCCGCCCTGAGCCACGCCCTCGACGTCAGCGAGGGCCACGAGCGCGAGCACGCCCTGCGGACGGCCGTGATCGGCCTGAGGATCGGCCGCAGGCTCGGCCTGCCCGAGCGGCAGCTCGCCGACCTCCACCACGCGCTGCTGCTCAAGGACCTGGGGGCCTCCGCGAACTCGGCGCGGCTCTACCACCTGTTCGGCCGGGACGACGCGCGCCTGCGGCGGGCGCTGCGGCGCATCGACCTGGAACGCCTCCGCGAGGGCAGCACGCTCGTGTTCAACCAGCTCGTCGGGGCCGTCAAGGGCCCGTGGCGGCTGAAGTACCTGCTCGACCTCGGCCTCGGACGCTTCGACCTCGTCGCCCACCTGGCCCGCACCCACGCCGAGCGCGGGGCGAGGCTCGCCGCCGAGATGGGGCTGGGCGACGGCGTGGCGGCGGCGATCGCGTCGGCCTCCGAGCGCTACGACGGCAGCGGCGCCCCGGCCGGTGCGGCCGGCGAGGCCATCCCGCTGGCGGGCCGCATCGTCGCCCTCGCGCAGGCGGCAGCGCAGAGCTTCGGCGACGGCGGGCGGAGCGCGGCGGTGGAGCTCGCGCGGCGTTACGCCGGCAGCTGGTTCGACCCCGACGTGGCGGCCGCCTTCGAGGAGCCGCTCGTCTCCGGCGACCTCGACGAGACCTTGAGGCACGACCGCGTCTGGCACGAGCTCGCGTCCGTGGCGCCGCGCGAGGAGCCCGTCGACATCGACGACGAGCTGTTCGGGCGCGTGGCGGAAGTCTTCGGTCACGTCGTCGACGCGAAGTCCGCGTGGACCGTGCGGCACTCGAGCCGCGTCAGGGTGGTCGCCCTCGGCATGTTCGACCAGCTCGTGGCGCCGGGCGACGCGCCCGAGCGTCGCCGGGCGCTGGCCCGCGGGGCGTCGCTGCACGACATAGGCACCCTCGGCGTCTCGAACGCCGTGCTCGAGAAGGGGTCGTCGCTCGACGAGGTCGAGCTCGAGGTCGTGAGGCGCCACACCGCCTACGGCGAGCACATCCTGTCGTGGGCCGACGCGTTCGCCGAGACCGTCCCCCTTGCCGCCGGCCACCACGAGCGGCCCGACGGACGCGGCTACCACGGCGCCGTCCCGGCCGGCCTCCTGCCGTTCGACGTCAGGCTCCTGGCCGTGGCCGACCAGTTCGAGGCCCTCACCGCGGCGCGTCCGCATCGCGAGGCGTTCTCGGCGGAGGAGGCCCTGTCGATCCTCGCGTCCGAGGCCGGAGCGGGCGTCGACGCGGAGGCGCTGGCGGCGCTCGAGCGCTACCTGGCCACGCCCGCGGCGGCCGAGATGCTCGACCCCCGGCGCTTCGACCCCGAGGAGATGCTCGTCATCGCCTGACCCTCACCGGCCGCGCGGTGGGCGCCCACCTCCCCCGCACGCCGCGCCGGCGATCCCACGAACGGAGGCCCGGACTCGAGCGGTCCGGGCCTCTCGTCAGCGCACCTGAGCCCCGGCGCCGGCGCCGGGACGACGCGTCAGCCCTGCTCCTCGCGGGCGGCGCGTGCGGCCGCGCGGTCCTCCTCCTGGCGGGCGACGTCGGTCTTGAGGCGGGCGGCCTTGCCCCGCAGCTCGCGCAGGTAGTAGAGCTTGGCGCGGCGGCTGCGGCCGCGGCGCACGACCGTGATCTTGCTGATCAGCGGCGAGTTGAGCGGGAAGACGCGCTCGACGCCCTCGCCGAAGGAGACCTTGCGCACGGTCACGGTGCTGCGCGCGCCCTTGCCGTTCTTGCGGGCGATGACGACGCCCTCGAACGCCTGGATGCGCGTGCGGTTGCCCTCGGTGACCCGGTAGTCGACCCTCACGGTGTCGCCGGTGTCGAAGTCGGGGATGTCGTCCCGCAGGAAGGGCTGCTCGACCGAGCGCAGTATGGCGCCTTTGTTGTACTTCATCTCAGGTTCTCGATTCCCGGTGGGCTA
This genomic stretch from Trueperaceae bacterium harbors:
- a CDS encoding HD domain-containing phosphohydrolase, producing MTLGARRTKPAISVERQGQHLLTGTREARAPHALTLGDTLAALSHALDVSEGHEREHALRTAVIGLRIGRRLGLPERQLADLHHALLLKDLGASANSARLYHLFGRDDARLRRALRRIDLERLREGSTLVFNQLVGAVKGPWRLKYLLDLGLGRFDLVAHLARTHAERGARLAAEMGLGDGVAAAIASASERYDGSGAPAGAAGEAIPLAGRIVALAQAAAQSFGDGGRSAAVELARRYAGSWFDPDVAAAFEEPLVSGDLDETLRHDRVWHELASVAPREEPVDIDDELFGRVAEVFGHVVDAKSAWTVRHSSRVRVVALGMFDQLVAPGDAPERRRALARGASLHDIGTLGVSNAVLEKGSSLDEVELEVVRRHTAYGEHILSWADAFAETVPLAAGHHERPDGRGYHGAVPAGLLPFDVRLLAVADQFEALTAARPHREAFSAEEALSILASEAGAGVDAEALAALERYLATPAAAEMLDPRRFDPEEMLVIA
- the rplS gene encoding 50S ribosomal protein L19 is translated as MKYNKGAILRSVEQPFLRDDIPDFDTGDTVRVDYRVTEGNRTRIQAFEGVVIARKNGKGARSTVTVRKVSFGEGVERVFPLNSPLISKITVVRRGRSRRAKLYYLRELRGKAARLKTDVARQEEDRAAARAAREEQG